A stretch of DNA from Roseofilum casamattae BLCC-M143:
ATGGTCTTTTGCATGTAAGCGGTACTCGAGCAATCTTAATGTGTTTTTCAGCCCTTCTTGCAAATTCGCTAACTTTGATTCCGATTCATCCAGCTTAGCAAACGACCTTAGAGAAATCACTATACCTTTAATCCGATCTGCTCCATTTTTCATGGATTCAAATAAACGATTCGTATCTGCTTTCATAAAGGTTAAATCAATTTCGTCTCTCCACATTTCAATCTCTGTATGGGGATTAGGATAGTGACGTTCGTACAGCCGTAAGAGAGCGAGCAGATCGTCGTGATATTGGGCAGCATGAATCAAATTACCAGAGATAAAATTGACTGGATTATTAATTTCATGAGCAATATCAGCTACCAGTTCCCCTAATGTTGCTAGTCCTGCTTCTTGAATCAGTTGTAATTGCGCTTTTTGCAGTTCGATATGAACTTGAATCCGGGCTAAAACTTCATCACCATCGAATGGTTTAGTAATATAGTCTACGGCTCCTAATTGTAAACCCTTAACTTTATTGACTGTGTCTGATAAGGCAGTCATAAAAACAACAGGGATATTCTGAGTAACTTTATTGGCTTTCAGCCGCCGACAGGTTTCAAACCCATCAATACCTGGCATGAGGACATCTAGTAAAATCAGGTTGGGTAACGTTCGTTGTGCTCTCAGTAGAGCATTTTCGCCATTTTTAGCGATCGTCACTCGATACTCCGAACTAGTCAGCAAGTCTAACAATATTTTCAGGTTTGTAGGATTGTCATCAACAACCAAGATAGATGCAGAAGTTTGTGCTGTCATTGCTTAATTTTCCCATGGACAAGACTGCAGAATATCGAGTATTTTTTCATCTTCTAAGTTTTCTGCCAATTGCAAGATGCGATGGGCAAACGTTTCATATTTGGAATCTAAGTTTTTGATACGGGTAGCTTCATCCACAATACCAGCAATATACCCTTCTCGGGCCGCTTGTATCAAGGTTACCATTTGGCTTGCAGGCGGCATTACCAAATCATTTATCTGCCGTGATTTCAGAGGTCGATCGCTAGATTCAGTCATCTCATTATACTGCCATTCAATATCTAAAAGCTCCTGAAGCTGCTGGAAAAGTTCTTCCACGGGTATAGGTTTGGGCAAAAAATTATCGCCTCCTATCTCTTTGCTTTTCTGGCGATCGAAGTCAAACACGCTGGCGGAAGATACAACGATCGGAGTATGCTGGAAGTCTCGATCGCCGCGTAGTTTTTGAATTAGCTCAAAGCCATTGAGGATAGGCATCGCTAAATCGGTAATAATCAGATCGGGATGAGATTCTCGGGCAATCTCCCAGCCTTGCTGACCGTTTTCTGCTTGGAGAATAGTAAAACCAACAGGTTCGAGCCAATTGAGTAAAACCAGGAGATTTTCCGGGCGATCGTCAATTATTAGAATGGTTAGAGGCGTGCGATCGCCGGTGGGAGCGCGGCGAGTATATCCATAGGGGATAGAGTCTGAAGCGATCGCATTCAGTAGCTGTAAGTCGGTTGCTCCAGCCATATCTAGCTCGAACCAAAAGTGACTCCCTTCATTCGGAACGCTGTTGACGCGAACCGTTCCTCCCATCATTTCCACAATCTGATGCGTGATGGCTAATCCTAATCCAGTTCCTTGATCTTGACGCCTCACATCACCCACTTGCTCGAAAGGAAGGAAGATTGTTTCCAGTTGTTGGGGATTCATTCCCACTCCCGTATCTTCCACTTGAAAGCAGATCCGATATAAATCTGGTGCGAGACAAGTTTTTTCACT
This window harbors:
- a CDS encoding hybrid sensor histidine kinase/response regulator, translated to MTAQTSASILVVDDNPTNLKILLDLLTSSEYRVTIAKNGENALLRAQRTLPNLILLDVLMPGIDGFETCRRLKANKVTQNIPVVFMTALSDTVNKVKGLQLGAVDYITKPFDGDEVLARIQVHIELQKAQLQLIQEAGLATLGELVADIAHEINNPVNFISGNLIHAAQYHDDLLALLRLYERHYPNPHTEIEMWRDEIDLTFMKADTNRLFESMKNGADRIKGIVISLRSFAKLDESESKLANLQEGLKNTLRLLEYRLHAKDHRQAIQVIENYDSLPLIQCYPAQLNQVFMNLFVNAIDAIDAKCWHDLSQYRDEKPIPKLRISTTLEETIANQYIRISIADNGVGMSDSIQRRMFEQFFTTKSTGKGTGLGLSIARHIIEEQHKGAIACQSELGKGTEFILSLPLNLQP